In a single window of the Nitrospira sp. genome:
- a CDS encoding DUF2934 domain-containing protein, whose amino-acid sequence MKKSSVPKKAAPRRNAQQRPAVTAQNQGPGPAQDIHVRIAARAHELYEQRGCLDGYHLHDWLEAEREILGHPVDKDRSSERI is encoded by the coding sequence ATGAAGAAATCATCAGTGCCGAAGAAGGCCGCGCCTCGCCGGAACGCACAACAGAGGCCTGCTGTGACTGCGCAAAACCAGGGGCCTGGGCCAGCGCAAGACATTCACGTGCGTATCGCCGCTCGGGCGCATGAGTTGTATGAGCAGCGAGGGTGCCTGGACGGCTATCACTTGCACGACTGGCTCGAGGCGGAGCGTGAAATCCTCGGGCATCCTGTCGACAAGGATAGATCGTCCGAACGCATCTAA
- a CDS encoding tetratricopeptide repeat protein, which produces MPNPRIEPLKRVLAMEPDDDVAWFGLGKAYMEDANFEEAAKALRQCITVKPTYSAAYYALAQSLMKLNRNDECRQVSDQGIEVSTKNGDAMVTKNLEALKATLPA; this is translated from the coding sequence ATGCCGAATCCGAGAATTGAACCGCTGAAACGGGTGCTCGCGATGGAACCGGACGATGATGTCGCCTGGTTCGGGCTTGGAAAAGCCTATATGGAGGATGCCAACTTCGAAGAAGCCGCGAAGGCCTTGAGGCAATGTATCACCGTCAAACCCACCTACTCCGCCGCCTATTATGCCCTAGCGCAGTCGCTGATGAAACTGAACCGGAATGACGAATGCCGTCAGGTGTCGGACCAAGGCATCGAGGTGTCCACGAAGAACGGCGATGCGATGGTCACGAAAAATCTCGAGGCACTCAAGGCCACGCTTCCTGCGTAA
- a CDS encoding prohibitin family protein gives MWRSATICLVIVMLCGLQGCGTTVSPGQRGLRWYPLTEGLTTETLKSGFYWRAPWNDIYVYDVRLQSYTEMVDALSSDDLLVKLKAAVIMRPIAEEVYFLAQEIGPDFYPRVVRPELLAAVRSVVSNYPMVVVPEKSAEIASKVQAVIVEKLKGRHLDVHSVALADIELARIVLEAVERKQSKEQEKEQKEFELTIAEKNAEIMRRLARGEGDAVRIRSEGEAEGLKIRALGQAKAQETITKTLTPDYLRYKLYDSPNAKMVLLPDNLRVPILINPDQDRGAKPTPESLMRADQELMGRGR, from the coding sequence ATGTGGCGATCTGCGACGATCTGTTTGGTCATCGTGATGCTGTGCGGTCTGCAGGGTTGTGGGACGACCGTGAGCCCTGGACAGCGAGGTCTCCGGTGGTATCCGCTGACGGAAGGTCTGACGACCGAGACGTTAAAGTCGGGCTTCTATTGGCGGGCGCCGTGGAACGATATTTATGTCTACGATGTGCGGTTGCAGAGTTACACGGAGATGGTCGATGCGCTCAGTTCAGACGATCTCTTGGTGAAGTTGAAGGCGGCGGTCATCATGCGACCGATTGCCGAAGAGGTGTATTTTCTCGCCCAGGAGATCGGGCCTGATTTTTATCCCCGTGTCGTGAGGCCGGAACTCCTGGCTGCGGTGCGAAGCGTGGTTTCGAACTATCCGATGGTGGTCGTTCCAGAAAAGAGCGCGGAAATCGCCAGCAAGGTGCAGGCGGTGATCGTGGAAAAATTGAAAGGGCGTCATCTGGATGTGCACAGTGTCGCCTTGGCCGATATCGAATTGGCCAGGATCGTGCTGGAGGCGGTGGAGCGCAAACAGTCCAAGGAACAGGAAAAGGAGCAAAAGGAGTTCGAACTCACCATTGCGGAAAAAAACGCCGAGATCATGAGACGGTTGGCGCGCGGAGAGGGCGATGCCGTCAGGATTCGGTCGGAAGGGGAAGCCGAGGGGCTGAAGATTCGGGCGCTCGGGCAAGCCAAGGCGCAGGAGACGATCACCAAGACGTTGACCCCGGATTATCTCCGTTACAAGTTGTATGACAGCCCGAATGCCAAAATGGTGTTGCTGCCCGATAACCTGCGTGTGCCGATTCTGATCAATCCTGATCAGGACCGCGGAGCGAAGCCGACCCCAGAAAGTCTGATGCGTGCAGACCAGGAACTCATGGGTCGTGGCCGATAG
- a CDS encoding M3 family oligoendopeptidase, with protein sequence MAVSRKTAPPARSTRRATTSREFADHWELSDLVTDPVKQFDRYLKDLSAKVTRFESARAELAPTMPEQAFLNILTLSEQIARESGRLSAYAYLWFSEDTKHLPARSFKTKVEEQLTALQNHLLFFDLWWQSVDDKNAERLMSNSGDFRYHLETIRRFKPHTLSEPEEKIINIKNITGQSAVHQLYDVVTNGFTFTLRVGGKKKTLNREALSAYIRSPKASVREAAYREMYRVYEAQQDLLGEIYKTLINDWKAENLQLRHFKTPLASRNLNNDIPDSAVEALLAVCMKNAPIFQRYFGLKAKLCKIPTMNRYHIYAPHRAEQKTYRYADAVRMVLDAYHGFSPRLAELAQRVFADRHIDARTKPGKMGGAYCYSVTPNLTPYVMLNFTGEARDIATMAHELGHAVHAMMAEQHTVFTFHSTLPLAETASVFGERILSDALMASETSRAVKQSLLVNQLDDIYATVMRQAYFVAFERTAHDMVAQGATTTDLAATYMTLLRQQFGKSLRVPSEFQWEWLTIPHLYASPFYCYAYSFGNLLVLALYRMYQEQGDSFVPKYLDLLASGGSKAPQAILAKVGVDMNAQAFWQSGFDAIAGMVDQLEQTMK encoded by the coding sequence ATGGCCGTTTCGCGCAAGACCGCCCCTCCCGCCCGCTCAACCCGTCGTGCAACCACGTCCCGTGAGTTTGCCGACCATTGGGAACTCTCCGACCTGGTCACCGACCCGGTGAAACAGTTCGACCGATATCTGAAAGACTTGAGCGCGAAGGTCACTCGATTCGAATCGGCGCGCGCAGAACTCGCTCCCACGATGCCGGAACAGGCATTTCTGAATATCCTGACTCTCTCGGAACAGATCGCGCGGGAGTCCGGCCGGCTCAGTGCCTATGCGTACCTGTGGTTTTCCGAAGACACCAAACACTTGCCGGCCCGCTCCTTCAAGACCAAAGTCGAAGAACAGCTTACGGCCCTCCAGAATCACCTCCTGTTCTTCGATTTATGGTGGCAGAGTGTGGATGACAAGAATGCAGAGCGGCTCATGTCAAACAGCGGAGACTTCCGCTATCACCTGGAAACCATCCGGCGCTTCAAACCGCACACACTCTCCGAACCGGAAGAGAAGATCATCAATATCAAAAACATCACCGGGCAAAGCGCGGTGCACCAACTCTATGATGTGGTGACCAATGGCTTTACCTTTACCCTGCGTGTCGGCGGCAAGAAGAAGACGCTCAACCGGGAGGCCCTGTCGGCATACATACGCAGCCCGAAAGCGTCGGTCCGGGAAGCGGCCTACCGCGAAATGTATCGGGTCTACGAAGCCCAGCAGGATCTGCTCGGGGAGATTTACAAAACCTTGATCAATGACTGGAAGGCGGAGAATCTCCAACTGCGGCATTTCAAGACGCCGCTGGCCTCACGGAACCTGAACAATGATATTCCCGATTCCGCCGTGGAGGCGCTCCTGGCCGTGTGCATGAAGAACGCCCCGATCTTCCAGCGCTATTTCGGCCTGAAAGCGAAACTCTGCAAGATCCCCACGATGAACCGCTACCACATCTATGCGCCGCACCGGGCTGAGCAAAAGACGTATCGGTATGCGGATGCGGTGCGGATGGTGCTGGATGCCTATCACGGGTTCTCGCCCCGCCTCGCGGAACTGGCGCAACGGGTCTTTGCCGATCGCCATATCGATGCGCGCACGAAGCCGGGCAAGATGGGCGGAGCCTACTGCTATAGCGTCACACCGAATCTCACGCCCTATGTCATGCTCAATTTCACCGGCGAGGCGCGTGATATCGCCACCATGGCCCACGAGTTGGGGCATGCCGTCCACGCGATGATGGCCGAGCAACACACTGTCTTCACCTTTCACTCCACCCTGCCGCTCGCGGAAACGGCGTCGGTCTTCGGTGAACGGATCCTGTCCGATGCACTGATGGCCTCCGAAACCAGTCGCGCGGTCAAGCAGAGTCTGCTCGTGAATCAATTGGATGACATCTATGCCACGGTCATGCGGCAGGCCTACTTCGTGGCCTTTGAACGGACCGCCCACGACATGGTGGCTCAAGGCGCCACCACGACTGATCTCGCAGCCACGTACATGACATTGCTACGGCAGCAATTCGGAAAATCGCTGCGGGTGCCGAGCGAGTTCCAATGGGAGTGGCTGACGATTCCCCATCTCTATGCCAGTCCCTTTTATTGCTATGCCTACAGCTTCGGTAACTTGCTCGTGCTGGCGCTCTATCGCATGTATCAGGAGCAGGGAGATTCGTTTGTTCCCAAATATCTGGACCTGCTCGCGTCTGGCGGATCGAAAGCGCCGCAGGCGATTCTTGCGAAGGTCGGCGTCGATATGAACGCCCAGGCCTTCTGGCAATCGGGATTTGATGCGATCGCGGGAATGGTCGACCAGCTGGAACAGACGATGAAATAA
- a CDS encoding response regulator, whose amino-acid sequence MSGLRSIGGFDEAETTGEGGAMEGYGKRVLVVDDEVTVRRLVALVLERAGYIVHEAGDGYQALEEMKKRRFDVVVADYRMPRLDGEQFLILSRLMWPQTPTVLLSAELNDVPSRLSLHGPCAFLAKPFDAHHLLNVVRGALETACGCQDQAILRSNTAGDRLSLSPS is encoded by the coding sequence ATGTCAGGGCTGCGGTCGATCGGCGGCTTCGATGAAGCGGAGACCACAGGAGAAGGAGGCGCCATGGAAGGGTATGGGAAGCGCGTGCTCGTTGTAGATGACGAAGTGACGGTGCGTCGACTGGTCGCGCTGGTGCTCGAACGAGCCGGGTATATTGTGCATGAGGCGGGAGATGGGTACCAGGCCCTGGAAGAGATGAAAAAACGTCGTTTTGATGTGGTGGTCGCCGACTATCGCATGCCTCGCCTCGACGGTGAGCAGTTCCTGATTCTCAGCCGCCTCATGTGGCCGCAGACCCCTACGGTGCTGTTGTCGGCCGAATTGAATGATGTGCCAAGTCGGCTCAGCTTGCACGGACCCTGCGCCTTTCTGGCCAAGCCGTTCGATGCGCATCATCTCCTGAACGTGGTGCGGGGAGCGTTGGAAACGGCATGTGGTTGCCAAGACCAGGCCATACTTAGGAGCAACACCGCCGGCGATAGGCTGTCATTATCTCCTTCCTAG